One genomic segment of Cetobacterium sp. ZOR0034 includes these proteins:
- a CDS encoding site-specific DNA-methyltransferase, which produces MKIEKLKLSEITPYINNAKEHPQEQINQIKGSIKEFGFNDPIAVDENNVIIEGHGRYIALQQLGVEEVEVIRLDHLSEIQKKQYIIAHNKLTMNTGFNLEKLKLELKEIEINEKDLSLTGFEIEELKDLNIGSLEVEIDEFKEDEPPEVDLEKEPYSKLGDLYMLGSHRLLCGDSTKVEDVTKVMLTDKADLVFTDPPWNVNYGGVKEDNPQGYKPRTILNDFMGTEDFKKFMFDIFSRMAEFSKKGCPTYVVMSGQEWGNMMLTLAQNNYHWSSTIIWNKDSLVLSRKDYHTKYEPIWYGWLEGAPRLHPLEDRKQCDVWDIPRPKKSELHPTTKPVEVPGRAIMNSSKRGDVVLDLFGGSGSTMMACDQLERKNRSLELDPRYVDVIVKRYINLGKEDVILIRDGKEISYPEIISNL; this is translated from the coding sequence ATGAAAATAGAAAAATTAAAACTAAGTGAAATAACACCATATATAAATAATGCTAAAGAGCATCCTCAAGAACAGATAAACCAAATAAAAGGGAGTATAAAAGAATTTGGTTTTAATGACCCAATAGCAGTAGATGAAAACAATGTGATTATAGAAGGTCATGGAAGATATATTGCATTACAGCAATTGGGAGTTGAAGAAGTAGAGGTAATAAGATTAGATCATTTAAGTGAGATACAGAAAAAACAATATATAATAGCTCACAATAAATTAACAATGAATACTGGCTTTAACTTAGAAAAGTTAAAACTAGAGTTAAAAGAGATAGAAATTAATGAAAAAGACTTATCTTTAACTGGTTTTGAAATAGAAGAACTAAAAGATTTAAATATTGGAAGTTTAGAAGTTGAAATTGATGAGTTTAAAGAAGATGAACCACCAGAAGTAGATTTAGAAAAAGAACCATACAGTAAACTTGGAGACTTATATATGCTAGGTAGTCATAGATTACTTTGTGGAGATAGTACAAAAGTTGAAGATGTAACAAAGGTAATGTTAACAGATAAAGCTGATTTAGTATTTACAGACCCACCTTGGAATGTAAATTATGGAGGAGTAAAAGAGGATAATCCTCAAGGATATAAACCAAGAACAATATTAAATGATTTCATGGGAACAGAGGATTTCAAGAAGTTTATGTTTGATATATTTTCAAGAATGGCTGAGTTCTCAAAGAAAGGTTGTCCAACTTATGTTGTTATGTCTGGCCAAGAGTGGGGAAATATGATGTTGACTTTAGCTCAGAACAATTATCATTGGTCATCAACAATTATCTGGAATAAAGATTCTTTAGTTCTCTCAAGGAAAGATTATCATACAAAATATGAACCTATCTGGTATGGATGGCTAGAAGGAGCACCAAGACTTCATCCATTAGAAGATAGAAAACAATGTGATGTTTGGGACATTCCAAGACCGAAGAAATCAGAGCTTCATCCTACAACTAAACCAGTAGAAGTTCCAGGAAGAGCAATTATGAATAGTTCTAAAAGAGGAGATGTAGTTTTAGATTTATTTGGAGGTTCAGGTTCAACTATGATGGCTTGTGACCAGTTAGAAAGAAAAAATAGATCATTGGAGTTAGACCCAAGATATGTAGATGTAATAGTAAAAAGATATATAAACTTAGGAAAAGAAGATGTGATTTTAATAAGAGATGGAAAAGAGATTTCTTATCCTGAAATTATTAGTAACCTATAA